Proteins from a single region of Streptomyces glaucescens:
- a CDS encoding CobW family GTP-binding protein has translation MGQSPRPHQIPVVVLAGFLGSGKTTLLNHLLHRSGGSRIGAVVNDFGAIEIDAMAVAGALGDSTVSLGNGCLCCAVDAGELDLYLGRLARPETGIDVIVIEASGLAEPQELVRMVLASENPRVVYGGLVEVVDAAEFDATRAKHPEIDRHLALADLVVVNKLDRAADAERVLGQVRSLTDRAAVVPATYGRIDPEFLFDCKPGEERVGQLSFDDLHDETHGADDAHGIGDPDGGGHGHAGHLHTGYDSLSFVSDVPLDPRRLMRFLDSRPEGLYRIKGYVDFGAHDPRNRYAVHAVGRFLRFYPEPWAAGAERLTQLVLIGSGIDAPLLGEELRACRSEAPHTADEHGMWGVLRYVQDPDEPDPGADDAPDPDAGPLDDPDSEPLYDPDSEPPYDPEPGSEP, from the coding sequence TTGGGGCAGAGCCCGAGGCCACACCAGATCCCGGTCGTCGTCCTCGCCGGATTCCTGGGCTCCGGCAAGACGACCCTCCTCAACCACCTGCTCCACCGCAGCGGAGGCAGCAGGATCGGCGCCGTGGTGAACGACTTCGGCGCGATCGAGATCGACGCCATGGCGGTGGCCGGCGCGCTCGGCGACTCCACCGTCTCGCTCGGCAACGGATGCCTGTGCTGTGCCGTCGACGCCGGCGAGCTGGACCTGTACCTCGGCCGGCTCGCGCGCCCGGAGACCGGCATCGACGTCATCGTGATCGAGGCCAGCGGGCTCGCCGAGCCGCAGGAGCTGGTCCGTATGGTCCTCGCGAGCGAGAACCCGCGCGTGGTGTACGGCGGGCTCGTCGAGGTCGTGGACGCCGCCGAGTTCGACGCCACGCGCGCGAAGCACCCCGAGATCGACCGGCACCTCGCCCTCGCCGACCTGGTGGTGGTCAACAAACTGGACCGGGCCGCGGACGCCGAACGCGTCCTGGGCCAGGTCCGCTCCCTCACCGACCGGGCCGCCGTCGTGCCCGCCACCTACGGCCGGATCGACCCCGAGTTCCTGTTCGACTGCAAGCCGGGCGAGGAGCGCGTCGGGCAGCTGTCCTTCGACGACCTGCACGACGAAACCCACGGTGCCGACGACGCCCACGGCATCGGGGACCCGGACGGCGGGGGCCACGGCCACGCCGGGCACCTGCACACCGGCTACGACAGCCTGTCCTTCGTCTCCGACGTCCCGCTCGACCCGCGGCGGCTGATGCGGTTCCTCGACAGCCGCCCCGAGGGGCTCTACCGGATCAAGGGGTACGTCGACTTCGGCGCCCACGATCCCCGCAACCGCTACGCCGTCCACGCCGTCGGACGGTTCCTGCGGTTCTACCCGGAGCCCTGGGCGGCCGGCGCGGAGCGGCTCACCCAGCTGGTGCTGATCGGCTCCGGCATCGACGCCCCGCTCCTCGGCGAGGAACTGCGGGCGTGCCGGAGCGAGGCCCCGCACACCGCCGACGAGCACGGCATGTGGGGTGTGCTGCGCTACGTCCAGGACCCGGACGAGCCGGACCCGGGGGCGGACGACGCCCCGGACCCGGACGCCGGGCCCCTGGACGACCCTGACTCCGAGCCTCTGTACGACCCTGACTCCGAGCCCCCGTACGACCCGGAGCCCGGCTCGGAGCCCTAG
- a CDS encoding DNA topoisomerase (ATP-hydrolyzing) subunit A — translation MARRSTKTPPPDDSYEERILDIDVVDEMQGSFLEYAYSVIYSRALPDARDGLKPVHRRIVYQMNEMGLRPERGYVKCARVVGEVMGKLHPHGDASIYDALVRMAQPFSMRLPLVDGHGNFGSLGNDDPPAAMRYTECRMAAATGLMTESIDEDTVDFAPNYDGQEQEPVALPAAFPNLLVNGASGIAVGMATNMPPHNLGEVIAAARHLIRHPNADLDALMRHVPGPDLPTGGRIVGLSGIRDAYETGRGTFKMRATVSIENVTARRKGLVVTELPFTVGPEKVIAKIKDLVGSKKLQGIADVKDLTDREHGLRLVIEIKNGFVPEAVLEQLYKLTPMEESFGINNVALVDGQPLTLGLKELLEVYLDHRFEVVRRRSEHRRGKRRDRLHLVEGLLTALVDIDEVIRLIRSSENSAQAKERLIERFSLSEVQTQYILDTPLRRLTKYDRIELEAEKEKLTTEIEELTRILESDAELRKLVSSELAAVAKKFGTERRTVLLESAGSTAATVPLQVADDPCRVLLSSTGLLARTANAEPFAEDEGGKRAKHDVIVSAVPATARGEVGAVTSAGRLLRINVVDLPQLPETAAAPTLSGGAPLAEFVSLEGDETVVCLTTLDESSPGLALGTEQGVVKRVVPDYPANKDELEVITLKEGDRIVGAVELRTGEEDLVFITDDAQLLRYQAAQVRPQGRPAGGVAGIKLAEGAKVISFTAVDPAADAVVLTVAGSRGTLDDSVQTTAKVTPFDQFPRKGRATGGVRCQRFLKGEDCLSFAWAGATPARAAQKNGSPTELPEIDPRRDGSGVSLPKPVAAVAGPV, via the coding sequence ATGGCCCGCCGCAGCACGAAGACCCCGCCGCCCGACGACTCGTACGAGGAGCGGATCCTCGACATCGACGTCGTCGACGAGATGCAGGGCTCCTTCCTCGAGTACGCGTACTCGGTCATCTACTCCCGAGCGCTGCCGGACGCCCGCGACGGCCTGAAGCCGGTGCACCGGCGCATCGTCTACCAGATGAACGAGATGGGCCTGCGCCCCGAGCGCGGCTACGTGAAGTGCGCCCGCGTGGTGGGCGAGGTCATGGGCAAGCTGCACCCGCACGGCGACGCGTCGATCTACGACGCCCTGGTGCGCATGGCCCAGCCCTTCTCGATGCGGCTGCCGCTGGTCGACGGCCACGGCAACTTCGGCTCGCTGGGCAACGACGACCCGCCCGCCGCCATGCGGTACACCGAGTGCCGGATGGCCGCGGCCACGGGCCTGATGACCGAGTCCATCGACGAGGACACGGTCGACTTCGCCCCGAACTACGACGGCCAGGAGCAGGAGCCGGTCGCCCTGCCCGCCGCCTTCCCGAACCTGCTGGTGAACGGCGCGTCCGGCATCGCGGTCGGCATGGCGACCAACATGCCGCCGCACAACCTGGGCGAGGTCATCGCGGCCGCCCGCCACCTCATCCGGCACCCGAACGCCGACCTCGACGCCCTGATGCGTCACGTGCCGGGACCCGACCTGCCCACCGGCGGCCGGATCGTCGGCCTGTCCGGCATCCGCGACGCCTACGAGACGGGCCGCGGCACCTTCAAGATGCGCGCGACGGTCTCCATCGAGAACGTCACGGCCCGCCGCAAGGGCCTGGTCGTCACCGAGCTGCCCTTCACGGTCGGTCCCGAGAAGGTCATCGCCAAGATCAAGGACCTGGTCGGCTCCAAGAAGCTCCAGGGCATCGCCGACGTCAAGGACCTCACCGACCGTGAGCACGGGCTGCGCCTGGTCATCGAGATCAAGAACGGCTTCGTGCCGGAGGCGGTCCTGGAGCAGCTCTACAAGCTGACGCCGATGGAGGAGTCCTTCGGCATCAACAACGTCGCCCTGGTGGACGGCCAGCCGCTGACGCTGGGCCTCAAGGAGCTGCTGGAGGTCTACCTCGACCACCGCTTCGAGGTCGTCCGGCGCCGCTCGGAGCACCGCCGCGGCAAGCGGCGCGACCGGCTCCACCTGGTCGAGGGCCTGCTCACCGCGCTGGTCGACATCGACGAGGTGATCCGGCTGATTCGCTCCAGCGAGAACAGCGCGCAGGCCAAGGAACGCCTGATCGAGCGCTTCTCGCTGAGCGAGGTGCAGACGCAGTACATCCTGGACACCCCGCTGCGCCGGCTCACCAAGTACGACCGGATCGAGCTGGAGGCGGAGAAGGAGAAGCTCACCACCGAGATCGAGGAGCTGACCCGGATCCTGGAGTCGGACGCCGAGCTGCGCAAGCTGGTCTCCTCGGAACTGGCGGCGGTCGCCAAGAAGTTCGGCACCGAACGGCGCACGGTCCTGCTGGAGTCCGCGGGCAGCACCGCGGCCACCGTGCCGCTGCAGGTCGCGGACGACCCGTGCCGGGTGCTGCTGTCCTCCACGGGCCTGCTGGCCCGCACGGCCAACGCCGAGCCGTTCGCGGAGGACGAGGGCGGCAAGCGCGCCAAGCACGACGTGATCGTGTCGGCGGTGCCGGCCACGGCCCGCGGCGAGGTCGGCGCGGTGACCTCGGCCGGCCGGCTGCTGCGGATCAACGTCGTGGACCTGCCGCAGCTGCCGGAGACGGCCGCGGCACCCACCCTCTCGGGCGGGGCGCCGCTGGCGGAGTTCGTCTCCCTGGAGGGCGACGAGACGGTGGTCTGCCTGACCACCCTCGACGAGTCCTCGCCCGGTCTGGCGCTCGGCACGGAACAGGGCGTGGTCAAGCGGGTGGTCCCGGACTACCCCGCCAACAAGGACGAGCTGGAGGTCATCACCCTCAAGGAGGGCGACCGGATCGTCGGCGCGGTGGAGCTGCGCACCGGCGAGGAGGACCTGGTCTTCATCACCGACGACGCCCAGCTGCTGCGTTACCAGGCCGCGCAGGTCCGCCCGCAGGGCCGTCCCGCGGGCGGTGTGGCCGGCATCAAGCTCGCCGAGGGCGCCAAGGTCATCTCGTTCACGGCGGTGGACCCGGCCGCGGACGCGGTCGTCCTCACCGTCGCCGGCTCGCGCGGCACGCTGGACGACTCGGTGCAGACCACCGCCAAGGTGACCCCGTTCGACCAGTTCCCGCGCAAGGGCCGCGCCACCGGCGGGGTGCGCTGCCAGCGGTTCCTGAAGGGCGAGGACTGCCTGTCCTTCGCCTGGGCGGGCGCGACGCCGGCGCGGGCCGCGCAGAAGAACGGCTCGCCGACCGAGCTGCCCGAGATCGACCCGCGCCGCGACGGCTCGGGCGTGTCGCTGCCGAAGCCGGTGGCGGCGGTGGCGGGGCCGGTCTAG
- a CDS encoding M16 family metallopeptidase gives MPKGHTATAEAGTGGLTATEHRLANGLRVVLSEDHLTPVAAVCLWYDVGSRHEVKGRTGLAHLFEHLMFQGSAQVKGNGHFELVQGAGGSLNGTTSFERTNYFETMPAHQLELALWLEADRMGSLLTALDDESMENQRDVVKNERRQRYDNVPYGTAFEKLTALAYPEGHPYHHTPIGSMADLDAATLEDAREFFRTYYAPNNAVLSVVGDIDPEQTLAWIEKYFGSIPSHDGKPAPRDGSLPDVIGEQLREVVEEEVPARALMAAYRLPHDGTRACDAADLALTVLGGGESSRLYNRLVRRDRTAVAAGFGLLRLAGAPSLGWLDVKTSGDVEVPVIEAAIDEELARFAEEGPTAEEMERAQAQLEREWLDRLGTVAGRADELCRYAVLFGDPQLALTAVKRVLEVTPEEVRDIARARLRPDNRAVLVYEPLAPEQPEQVEGTEDPESAATVEAAGANEEAAK, from the coding sequence ATGCCCAAGGGTCACACGGCCACAGCCGAGGCAGGCACCGGCGGCCTGACAGCGACCGAGCACCGCCTGGCCAACGGCCTGCGCGTGGTGCTCTCCGAGGACCACCTGACCCCGGTCGCGGCGGTGTGCCTCTGGTACGACGTCGGCTCGCGCCACGAGGTCAAGGGGCGTACCGGCCTGGCTCACCTCTTCGAGCACCTGATGTTCCAGGGCTCCGCCCAGGTGAAGGGCAACGGCCACTTCGAACTGGTGCAGGGCGCCGGCGGCTCCCTGAACGGCACCACCAGCTTCGAGCGCACCAACTACTTCGAGACCATGCCCGCCCACCAGCTGGAGCTGGCGCTCTGGCTGGAGGCCGACCGCATGGGCTCCCTGCTGACCGCCCTGGACGACGAGTCCATGGAGAACCAGCGCGACGTCGTCAAGAACGAGCGCCGCCAGCGCTACGACAACGTGCCCTACGGCACCGCCTTCGAGAAGCTGACCGCCCTCGCCTACCCGGAGGGCCACCCCTACCACCACACGCCGATCGGCTCGATGGCCGATCTGGACGCGGCGACGCTGGAGGACGCGCGGGAGTTCTTCCGCACCTACTACGCGCCCAACAACGCGGTGCTCTCGGTCGTGGGCGACATCGACCCGGAGCAGACCCTCGCGTGGATCGAGAAGTACTTCGGCTCGATCCCCTCCCACGACGGCAAGCCCGCCCCGCGCGACGGCTCGCTGCCCGACGTCATCGGCGAGCAGCTGCGCGAGGTCGTCGAGGAGGAGGTCCCGGCGCGCGCCCTGATGGCCGCCTACCGGCTCCCGCACGACGGCACGCGCGCGTGCGACGCGGCGGACCTGGCGCTGACCGTCCTGGGCGGCGGCGAGTCCTCCCGGCTGTACAACCGGCTGGTGCGCCGGGACCGCACGGCGGTCGCGGCGGGCTTCGGCCTGCTGCGGCTGGCGGGCGCGCCCTCGCTGGGCTGGCTGGACGTGAAGACCTCAGGCGACGTGGAGGTGCCGGTCATCGAGGCCGCCATCGACGAGGAGCTGGCCCGGTTCGCCGAGGAGGGCCCCACCGCCGAGGAGATGGAGCGCGCCCAGGCCCAGCTGGAGCGCGAGTGGCTGGACCGGCTGGGCACGGTCGCGGGCCGCGCCGACGAACTGTGCCGGTACGCGGTGCTGTTCGGTGACCCGCAGCTCGCCCTCACCGCCGTCAAGCGGGTGCTGGAGGTGACGCCCGAGGAGGTCCGGGACATCGCCCGGGCGCGTCTGCGGCCCGACAACCGCGCGGTGCTCGTCTACGAGCCGCTCGCCCCCGAGCAGCCCGAGCAGGTGGAGGGCACCGAGGACCCGGAATCCGCGGCGACCGTGGAAGCCGCCGGCGCCAACGAGGAGGCGGCCAAGTGA